One uncultured Caproiciproducens sp. DNA segment encodes these proteins:
- a CDS encoding LacI family DNA-binding transcriptional regulator, with protein sequence MATIKDIAAKLGIAVSTVSKGLNGANDISVDMRQLVLDTAVEMGYASKKVQRLGKRKVCVLIENMEYENIDQFGYEIVVGFKLSAARHHCDVTVVPTNLNMQTQEKYDSYMLKYGYSGSFLLGFALHDDYINQLYKTSVPTVLLDNYISNKHVGYVGTDGYNGIDLAVKHLSEYGHKNIALLNGSKNSMVTNERYQAFIQSMEHYSLKVNPNLIADGYYVPECAKDHVSSFLQNGATAVVCASDLIASGVIAELNRMGKSVPLDMSVVGFDDLPIAQHLTPTLTTIRQDRVAIGKSAFMMLEELIGGVSISKLLLKPELIVRNSTGTCPKAKDPLAFEVLR encoded by the coding sequence ATGGCTACGATTAAAGACATTGCAGCGAAACTTGGTATTGCTGTCAGCACCGTATCAAAAGGCTTGAATGGAGCCAATGATATTAGTGTTGATATGCGTCAGCTGGTTCTTGATACCGCAGTCGAAATGGGATACGCTTCAAAGAAAGTGCAAAGACTCGGTAAACGTAAGGTTTGCGTTTTGATCGAAAATATGGAATATGAGAATATTGATCAGTTTGGCTATGAAATTGTCGTAGGATTTAAACTAAGTGCCGCCAGACATCATTGCGATGTAACAGTCGTTCCAACAAATCTAAATATGCAGACACAGGAAAAATATGATTCCTATATGCTGAAATACGGATACAGCGGTTCATTTTTACTTGGATTCGCATTGCATGACGACTATATTAATCAGCTATACAAAACATCGGTTCCAACGGTTCTGCTAGACAACTACATTTCCAATAAGCATGTTGGGTATGTCGGTACCGACGGATATAACGGCATTGATCTGGCTGTAAAGCATCTCAGTGAATATGGACATAAAAACATTGCGCTACTGAACGGCTCAAAAAACAGTATGGTGACGAATGAACGCTATCAGGCTTTTATTCAGAGCATGGAACATTATTCCTTGAAAGTCAATCCAAATTTAATTGCAGACGGCTATTATGTTCCTGAATGTGCAAAGGATCACGTAAGTTCGTTTTTACAAAACGGAGCGACCGCAGTTGTCTGTGCAAGTGACCTTATTGCATCCGGTGTTATTGCCGAACTGAACAGGATGGGCAAATCCGTACCCTTGGATATGAGTGTCGTCGGCTTCGACGATTTGCCGATTGCACAGCATTTAACCCCAACTCTGACCACGATCCGGCAAGACAGGGTTGCCATCGGCAAAAGTGCTTTTATGATGCTGGAGGAACTGATCGGCGGCGTAAGCATCAGTAAACTTTTGCTGAAACCGGAGCTGATTGTAAGAAATTCAACAGGAACTTGCCCTAAGGCAAAGGATCCGCTTGCATTTGAAGTGCTAAGGTGA
- the pheS gene encoding phenylalanine--tRNA ligase subunit alpha, with protein sequence MKQELEAIREKAMRELDEAKGQQILENLRIKYLGKKGELTSILKQMGGLSAEERPKIGQLANEVRSFIEADLVKRAAELKEEETLKRLENEKIDVTLPGVHRELGAKHPLSIELDAIKEIFVGMGFEIVEGPEVEYDYYNFEALNIPKDHPARDTQDTFYINDNILLRTQTSPVQVRVMETQKPPIRIISPGRVYRSDAVDATHSPLFHQIEGLVVDKGITFADLKGTLETFVKRMYGEDSIVRFRPHHFPFTEPSAEVDVQCYKCHGKGCRLCKGEGWIEILGCGMVHPKVLSNCGIDPEIYSGWALGMGLERVVMRKYSIDDMRLFYENDVRFLKQF encoded by the coding sequence ATGAAGCAGGAGCTGGAAGCAATCCGCGAGAAAGCGATGCGCGAATTGGATGAGGCAAAGGGGCAGCAGATACTGGAAAATCTGCGTATTAAATATTTGGGAAAGAAAGGGGAACTCACGTCCATATTAAAGCAAATGGGCGGCCTTTCTGCGGAAGAACGCCCCAAGATCGGCCAGCTGGCCAATGAAGTCCGCTCTTTCATTGAAGCGGATCTGGTCAAACGCGCCGCCGAACTAAAAGAGGAAGAAACTCTTAAAAGACTTGAGAATGAAAAAATTGATGTCACGCTTCCGGGCGTTCATCGTGAATTAGGCGCTAAACATCCCCTGAGCATTGAGCTGGACGCAATCAAGGAAATCTTTGTCGGCATGGGATTTGAGATTGTGGAAGGACCTGAGGTGGAGTACGATTATTATAATTTCGAAGCACTGAACATTCCTAAAGATCACCCTGCCAGAGACACTCAGGATACTTTTTATATTAATGACAACATTCTGCTGCGCACACAGACTTCACCGGTTCAGGTGCGTGTGATGGAAACACAAAAGCCGCCGATCCGTATCATTTCTCCGGGCAGAGTTTACCGTTCGGACGCGGTTGACGCCACGCATTCCCCCCTGTTTCATCAGATAGAGGGGTTAGTGGTTGACAAAGGAATAACATTTGCGGACTTAAAAGGAACTCTTGAAACCTTTGTGAAGCGTATGTATGGAGAAGACTCCATTGTGCGGTTCCGACCCCATCACTTTCCATTTACCGAACCGTCGGCCGAAGTTGACGTGCAGTGTTACAAATGCCACGGTAAAGGCTGCCGCCTTTGCAAGGGCGAAGGCTGGATTGAAATTCTGGGCTGCGGCATGGTACACCCGAAGGTGCTCTCCAACTGCGGAATCGACCCTGAGATATACAGTGGGTGGGCTCTTGGCATGGGGCTTGAGCGCGTGGTAATGAGAAAATACAGCATTGATGATATGCGCCTTTTCTATGAAAATGACGTTAGATTTTTGAAACAATTTTAA
- the pheT gene encoding phenylalanine--tRNA ligase subunit beta has protein sequence MNLSMRWLKEFVILDEMPIRDFTEAMTMSGSKVEGWETEGSEIDNVIVGKVLSLDKHPDSDHMWITQIDIGSGVPIQIVTGAQNLQIGDVVPVAMDKSTLPGDKKIKKGKLRGIESNGMLCSLSELGLTKHDFPYAIEDGIFVLQEECALGEPICKAIGFDDMKVEFEITSNRPDCFSVIGLAREAAATFHKPLNLHKPVVKAGHGSCKGMLDVKVEAPDLCSIYSARIVKNVRVKPSPRWMRERLRAMGVRPINNIVDITNYVMLEYGQPMHSFDLRFIDEGKIRVRRAKEDETITTLDGVEHKLTNKNLVIADANKPIAIAGVMGGEYSGIVDDTTTIVFESACFNGASVRTTARDQGMRTDASSRYEKGLDPNNCLPALERACELVEFLDAGDVLDDRIIDDHSSSERRKIYLDADWINRFLALSLTADEMKTILLKLDCEFDDDDILVPTFRPDLQHKADIAEEIARFYGYNKIPGTALGGGTQGKYTPRQKFEHTINDTMLALGASEIMTYSFISPKYYDKILMPVHSPRRKSITISNPLGEDTSIMRTTALPSMLEVLSRNYNNRNADACLFELASEYIPTTEDKLPIEKTNLIVGMYGNQSDYFTVKGMAEQILEKLCVYSWEIEAAADESSYHPGRCAILSIEGNRLGVIGEIHPKVTQNYGIGERVYCFSLDVDLMYQYAKSEKTYVSLPKFPAVTRDLALICDDSIPVLTLEKAIISGAGNLLEKIKLFDVYKGEQIDSSKKSVAFSITLRSKDSTLTDEHISGAMKKIMKELEKADAILRS, from the coding sequence ATGAATTTATCAATGAGATGGTTAAAAGAATTTGTAATACTCGATGAAATGCCGATTCGTGATTTCACCGAAGCAATGACAATGAGCGGCTCTAAGGTTGAAGGCTGGGAGACCGAAGGCAGCGAAATTGATAACGTAATAGTCGGCAAAGTGCTTTCCCTGGATAAACATCCGGATTCCGACCATATGTGGATTACACAAATCGACATCGGTTCCGGTGTACCAATTCAAATTGTTACCGGAGCGCAAAACTTACAAATCGGCGATGTGGTGCCGGTCGCAATGGACAAATCAACTCTTCCCGGTGATAAAAAAATCAAGAAGGGCAAGCTGCGCGGCATTGAAAGCAACGGTATGCTCTGTTCTCTCAGCGAGCTGGGACTGACCAAGCATGATTTTCCATACGCCATTGAAGACGGTATTTTTGTCTTGCAGGAAGAATGCGCACTCGGCGAACCAATCTGCAAAGCAATCGGTTTCGACGACATGAAAGTAGAATTCGAAATCACATCCAACAGGCCCGACTGCTTTTCCGTCATCGGTCTTGCGCGTGAGGCGGCAGCGACTTTTCACAAGCCGCTGAATCTGCATAAACCTGTGGTAAAAGCCGGACACGGTTCCTGTAAGGGAATGCTGGATGTGAAGGTGGAAGCCCCTGATCTGTGTTCGATTTACTCGGCACGTATTGTAAAAAATGTACGTGTGAAGCCGTCACCGCGCTGGATGCGTGAAAGGCTGCGTGCCATGGGCGTACGCCCAATCAACAATATTGTCGATATTACGAACTATGTCATGCTCGAATACGGACAGCCCATGCATTCCTTTGACCTTCGTTTTATTGACGAAGGCAAAATCCGTGTACGCCGCGCGAAGGAAGACGAAACGATTACCACGCTGGACGGCGTTGAGCATAAGCTCACCAATAAAAATTTAGTAATTGCGGATGCCAACAAACCGATTGCTATTGCCGGAGTTATGGGCGGAGAATACAGCGGAATCGTTGATGACACAACCACGATTGTATTTGAATCGGCATGCTTCAACGGCGCTTCTGTCCGCACAACAGCCAGAGACCAGGGAATGAGGACCGACGCTTCCTCCCGTTACGAAAAAGGTCTTGACCCTAACAACTGCCTCCCCGCGCTTGAACGCGCCTGTGAACTGGTTGAATTTCTGGATGCAGGCGATGTGCTGGACGACAGGATCATTGACGACCATTCCAGCAGTGAGCGCAGAAAAATTTATCTTGATGCGGACTGGATCAATCGGTTCCTTGCCCTTAGCCTGACCGCAGATGAAATGAAAACTATTTTACTCAAATTGGATTGTGAATTTGACGATGACGATATCCTGGTGCCTACATTCCGCCCTGATTTGCAGCACAAAGCCGACATTGCAGAGGAAATCGCAAGGTTCTACGGTTACAATAAAATTCCCGGCACTGCTCTCGGCGGTGGTACGCAGGGCAAGTACACACCGCGTCAAAAATTTGAGCACACCATTAACGACACCATGCTTGCGCTGGGTGCAAGTGAAATTATGACGTACTCTTTTATCAGTCCGAAATATTACGACAAAATTTTAATGCCTGTTCATTCACCGCGGCGTAAATCAATTACCATATCAAATCCTCTCGGAGAAGACACCAGCATTATGAGAACCACTGCTCTTCCCTCCATGCTGGAAGTCCTTTCGCGCAACTACAACAACAGGAATGCGGACGCATGTCTGTTTGAACTTGCCAGCGAATATATACCGACAACCGAAGACAAACTGCCGATCGAAAAAACAAACCTGATCGTTGGAATGTATGGCAACCAGTCGGATTACTTTACGGTAAAAGGAATGGCTGAGCAAATTTTGGAAAAACTCTGCGTATACAGTTGGGAAATTGAAGCTGCCGCGGATGAGTCCAGCTATCATCCCGGGCGCTGCGCTATCCTGAGCATTGAAGGGAATCGTTTAGGTGTCATTGGTGAAATCCACCCAAAGGTTACCCAAAATTACGGCATCGGTGAAAGGGTTTACTGCTTCTCACTGGATGTTGATTTGATGTACCAATATGCGAAATCTGAAAAGACTTATGTGTCACTGCCAAAGTTCCCGGCGGTAACCCGTGACCTTGCACTGATTTGCGACGACAGTATTCCTGTATTGACACTAGAAAAAGCGATTATCAGTGGAGCCGGAAACCTGCTCGAAAAAATCAAGCTTTTCGACGTTTATAAAGGAGAGCAAATCGATTCCAGTAAAAAGAGCGTCGCATTCAGCATTACACTGCGTTCCAAAGACAGTACCCTGACAGATGAGCATATTTCCGGTGCGATGAAAAAAATTATGAAAGAGCTTGAAAAGGCGGACGCGATTTTACGTTCTTAA
- a CDS encoding IreB family regulatory phosphoprotein: protein MLDKTMTFSLGNDREEDIKKTLTLVYDALKEKGYNPISQIVGYILSEDPTYITTHNNARSLIRRVDRDELLQVLLKSYLGE, encoded by the coding sequence ATGCTTGATAAAACAATGACCTTTTCACTCGGAAATGATCGTGAAGAGGATATTAAAAAAACACTTACCCTTGTGTATGATGCTTTGAAAGAAAAAGGTTATAACCCGATAAGCCAAATTGTTGGCTACATTCTTTCTGAGGATCCCACTTATATTACTACACACAATAATGCTCGCAGTCTTATTCGCAGGGTTGACCGTGATGAATTATTACAGGTATTGTTAAAATCCTATTTAGGCGAGTAA
- the purD gene encoding phosphoribosylamine--glycine ligase, whose amino-acid sequence MKILVIGGGGREHTIVRKLKESQRVDKVFCAPGNGGISRDADCVDIPVTDIDGVVRFAQENKIDLVFVAPDDPLAAGMVDALESAGIRAFGPRANAAVIESSKVFSKDLMKKYRIPTAGYEVFEDSHRALDYIRNNNQYPIVIKADGLALGKGVIIAADYNEAQDAVKTIMEDKVFGASGNQIVVEEFITGPEVSVLAFTDGKCVKPMVSSKDHKRALDGDKGLNTGGMGTISPNPYYSEEMAELCMKTIFLPTMEAMNREGRMFKGCLYFGLMLTKDGPKVIEYNSRFGDPETQVVLPRLKTDFVDILEAVIDERLESQPIEWSQDACACVVMASGGYPGKYAKGIEITGLNEGGQLEGAIVYHAGTLYRDHKFYTNGGRVLGVTALGKTFNEALEKAYASVDKIRFEGAHYRHDIGQ is encoded by the coding sequence ATGAAGATATTGGTAATCGGCGGGGGAGGCCGTGAGCATACGATCGTACGCAAACTTAAGGAAAGCCAACGGGTGGATAAGGTCTTCTGCGCACCCGGAAACGGCGGTATCTCCCGTGATGCCGATTGTGTGGACATCCCCGTAACGGATATTGACGGCGTCGTTCGGTTTGCACAGGAAAATAAGATTGATTTGGTTTTTGTGGCTCCGGACGACCCGCTTGCAGCAGGGATGGTGGATGCACTGGAATCTGCCGGAATCCGTGCCTTTGGCCCCCGTGCCAACGCCGCCGTGATTGAAAGCAGCAAGGTTTTTTCAAAGGATTTAATGAAGAAATACCGTATTCCGACGGCAGGATACGAAGTGTTCGAAGATTCGCACAGGGCACTGGATTATATTCGGAACAATAATCAGTATCCAATCGTCATTAAGGCAGATGGTCTGGCGCTTGGAAAGGGTGTCATTATAGCCGCTGATTACAATGAGGCGCAGGACGCTGTCAAAACTATTATGGAAGATAAGGTGTTTGGCGCTTCCGGAAACCAGATTGTTGTTGAAGAATTTATCACCGGACCGGAGGTTTCGGTTCTGGCGTTTACAGACGGAAAATGCGTCAAACCAATGGTCTCATCCAAAGATCACAAACGTGCGCTCGACGGCGATAAGGGCTTAAATACCGGCGGCATGGGGACCATCAGCCCCAATCCGTATTATTCTGAAGAAATGGCAGAACTGTGTATGAAAACAATTTTTCTGCCGACTATGGAAGCAATGAACCGCGAAGGCAGAATGTTCAAAGGGTGCCTGTACTTTGGGCTGATGCTGACAAAAGACGGGCCGAAGGTGATTGAATACAATTCCCGTTTCGGTGACCCGGAAACGCAGGTGGTTCTGCCCCGTCTGAAAACCGATTTTGTGGATATTCTCGAAGCTGTTATTGACGAACGTCTGGAATCCCAGCCAATTGAGTGGAGCCAGGACGCCTGTGCCTGTGTGGTAATGGCTTCGGGCGGATATCCGGGGAAATACGCCAAGGGAATCGAAATTACCGGGCTAAACGAAGGCGGGCAGCTTGAAGGCGCGATTGTTTATCATGCGGGAACACTGTACAGAGATCATAAATTTTACACCAATGGCGGACGTGTGCTCGGCGTTACCGCTTTAGGCAAAACATTTAACGAAGCGCTTGAAAAAGCGTATGCTTCGGTCGATAAGATCCGATTTGAAGGTGCACATTACCGGCATGATATTGGTCAATAA
- a CDS encoding phosphoribosylaminoimidazolecarboxamide formyltransferase has protein sequence MSNELTLKYGCNPNQKPSRIFMQDGSELPIEVLNGKPGYINFLDAFNSWQLVKELKTAAGLPAAASFKHVSPAGAAVACELSDTLKKIYFVDDLQLSPLASAYAMARGADRMSSYGDWIALSDICDTQTATLIAREVSDGVIAPGYTDEALAILKSKRKGGYNIVAINPDYQPASVEHKDVFGITFEQGRNEILIDNNMLANVITENKEIPDNAKQDLLISLITLKYTQSNSVCYVKDGQVIGVGAGQQSRIHCTRLAGNKADTWYLRQHPKVLGLQFKDGIRRPDRDNTIDVYISEEYMDVLADGVWENLFEQKPEPLTHEEKCAWLNTLTNVALGSDAFFPFGDNIERAHKSGVNYIAQPGGSIRDDNVIDTCNKYGIAMAFTGMRLFHH, from the coding sequence ATGTCAAATGAACTTACACTAAAATATGGTTGTAATCCGAATCAGAAACCATCGCGTATTTTCATGCAGGATGGCAGCGAATTGCCGATTGAGGTACTGAACGGGAAACCGGGATACATTAATTTTCTGGATGCTTTCAACAGCTGGCAGCTAGTAAAAGAGCTGAAAACGGCTGCCGGTCTGCCTGCGGCGGCCTCTTTTAAGCATGTCAGCCCCGCCGGAGCCGCGGTTGCGTGTGAACTTTCCGATACGCTGAAAAAAATTTATTTTGTAGATGATCTTCAACTGTCCCCTTTAGCCAGCGCTTATGCAATGGCAAGGGGTGCGGACAGAATGTCCTCCTACGGTGACTGGATTGCACTGTCCGATATCTGTGACACACAGACGGCAACTCTGATTGCACGTGAGGTTTCCGACGGTGTGATTGCCCCGGGTTACACGGATGAAGCGCTTGCAATTCTGAAGTCCAAACGCAAGGGCGGGTATAACATTGTTGCGATTAATCCGGACTATCAACCCGCGTCTGTCGAACATAAAGATGTCTTTGGAATTACGTTTGAACAGGGAAGAAATGAAATTTTGATTGATAACAATATGCTTGCCAATGTGATTACGGAAAACAAAGAGATTCCCGACAATGCGAAGCAGGACCTGCTGATTTCATTGATTACACTGAAATATACGCAGTCGAACTCCGTCTGTTACGTAAAAGACGGACAGGTCATCGGTGTGGGCGCGGGTCAGCAATCCAGAATCCACTGCACACGGCTGGCCGGGAACAAAGCGGATACCTGGTATTTGCGGCAGCACCCGAAAGTGCTCGGCTTGCAATTCAAAGACGGAATTCGCCGCCCGGACCGCGACAATACCATTGACGTATATATTTCTGAAGAATATATGGACGTTCTGGCGGACGGCGTCTGGGAAAACTTGTTTGAGCAAAAGCCCGAGCCGCTTACCCACGAGGAGAAGTGTGCATGGCTGAACACCTTAACAAACGTCGCTTTGGGTTCGGATGCATTTTTCCCGTTCGGCGACAATATTGAACGTGCCCACAAAAGCGGTGTAAACTATATCGCACAGCCCGGCGGCTCGATCCGTGACGACAATGTGATTGACACCTGCAATAAATACGGGATTGCCATGGCCTTCACCGGGATGCGGCTATTTCATCATTAA
- a CDS encoding IMP cyclohydrolase codes for MEMQSIEKNLISNKYPGRGIIIGRSSDNKNAVIAYFIMGRSENSRNRVFVEEGDGIRTEAFDPEKLVDPSLIIYSPVRVLGDATIVTNGDQTDTIYEFLQAGKTFESALRTRTFEPDGPNFTPRVSGIVGADGEYRLSILKSANGNPDSVQRFFYEYTSPVSGEGHFIHTYQGNGSPLPSFEGEPTLVGISNDIDEFTQNIWENLFSANKVSLFTRFINLKTGLTETRIVNKNHL; via the coding sequence ATGGAGATGCAAAGCATTGAAAAAAATCTGATATCGAATAAGTATCCGGGCCGTGGTATCATCATCGGGAGAAGTTCGGACAACAAAAACGCTGTGATCGCTTATTTTATTATGGGACGCAGTGAGAACAGCCGCAACCGCGTGTTTGTTGAAGAAGGCGATGGAATCCGCACCGAAGCGTTTGATCCGGAAAAATTGGTTGATCCGTCACTGATTATCTATTCTCCGGTCAGAGTCCTCGGCGATGCAACCATTGTGACAAACGGAGATCAAACCGATACAATTTACGAATTTTTACAGGCAGGAAAGACTTTTGAATCCGCGTTGAGAACACGAACGTTTGAACCGGACGGGCCTAATTTCACACCCCGCGTTTCCGGTATCGTTGGAGCTGACGGAGAATACCGGCTTTCCATATTGAAAAGTGCAAACGGAAATCCTGATTCGGTACAGCGCTTTTTCTATGAATATACTTCGCCGGTCAGCGGGGAAGGACACTTTATTCATACTTATCAGGGAAATGGCAGCCCGCTGCCTTCTTTTGAAGGCGAGCCGACCCTTGTCGGAATTTCCAATGATATTGACGAGTTCACTCAAAATATATGGGAGAACCTGTTCAGTGCAAATAAGGTTTCACTTTTCACCCGTTTTATTAATCTGAAAACGGGACTGACGGAAACCAGAATTGTCAATAAGAATCATTTATAA
- the purN gene encoding phosphoribosylglycinamide formyltransferase: MLSIAVLVSGGGTNLQALIDAQNRSEITGGKIALVISGKTDAFALKRAEKAGIPTEILLRKNFKTQEDYDASLLELLHRYEIDLIVLAGFMTMISDHVIRHYENKIINVHPALIPSFCGEGYYGLKVHEAALAKGVKVTGATVHFVNEVCDGGPIILQKAVAVQPDDTPQSLQRRVMEQAEWKLLPQAVALFCEGKVEVINGKTIIKED, encoded by the coding sequence ATGCTGAGCATTGCTGTTTTGGTTTCCGGCGGCGGTACGAATCTGCAGGCGTTGATTGACGCCCAGAATCGGTCTGAAATCACCGGCGGCAAAATTGCGCTCGTCATATCCGGAAAAACAGATGCTTTTGCTTTAAAACGGGCTGAAAAAGCGGGCATTCCTACGGAAATTCTACTAAGAAAGAATTTTAAGACACAGGAAGATTATGATGCTTCTCTTTTGGAACTTCTTCATCGATATGAAATTGACTTGATTGTACTTGCGGGATTTATGACGATGATCAGTGATCATGTGATTCGTCATTATGAAAATAAAATCATCAACGTCCACCCAGCTCTGATTCCGTCCTTCTGCGGCGAAGGCTATTATGGTTTAAAGGTACACGAGGCAGCGCTTGCAAAAGGGGTTAAAGTTACCGGGGCGACAGTGCACTTTGTCAATGAGGTTTGCGACGGAGGGCCGATTATTCTGCAAAAGGCGGTTGCGGTTCAGCCGGACGATACGCCGCAAAGCCTTCAGCGCAGGGTAATGGAGCAGGCGGAGTGGAAATTGCTGCCACAGGCGGTCGCACTGTTTTGTGAGGGCAAAGTTGAAGTTATCAACGGGAAAACAATTATTAAGGAGGATTGA
- the purM gene encoding phosphoribosylformylglycinamidine cyclo-ligase, which produces MRSFSDSYKAAGVDVTAGYKAVELMKSHVARTKIPGVVSGIGGFGGLFQPDLTGMTAPVFVSGTDGVGTKLKIAFLMDKHDTIGVDCVAMCVNDVICCGAKPLFFLDYLAVGKNYPERVAQIVSGVADGCVQSNCALVGGETAEMPGFYPVDEYDLAGFSVGMADRDKMIDGSKIEVGDAIIGLQSSGIHSNGFSLVRKIFNISEKNINMQINEFGHTLGEELLTPTKIYVKPVLSLMEKVSIKAISHITGGGFFENIPRMLKPDTTAQIELASLPKLPVFSMMQRQGNIPDREMYNTFNMGIGMCMIVPKEQANTAVAGLNTMGEHAGVIGSVIGGGEGVSLC; this is translated from the coding sequence ATGAGAAGCTTCAGCGACAGTTATAAGGCGGCAGGAGTCGATGTTACCGCCGGATATAAAGCGGTTGAATTAATGAAAAGTCATGTGGCGCGCACGAAAATACCGGGTGTGGTTTCGGGAATCGGCGGATTTGGCGGTCTTTTCCAGCCGGACCTAACCGGAATGACGGCTCCGGTTTTTGTCAGCGGAACGGACGGCGTGGGCACGAAATTAAAAATTGCTTTTTTAATGGACAAGCATGACACCATTGGCGTAGACTGCGTTGCAATGTGTGTGAATGACGTCATTTGCTGCGGAGCAAAGCCGCTTTTTTTCCTTGACTATCTTGCTGTCGGCAAGAACTATCCGGAAAGGGTTGCACAAATTGTGTCGGGTGTTGCCGATGGCTGTGTCCAGTCAAACTGTGCGCTGGTTGGCGGAGAAACAGCGGAAATGCCCGGATTTTATCCTGTTGACGAATATGATTTGGCAGGATTTTCGGTCGGCATGGCCGACAGAGATAAAATGATAGACGGATCAAAAATAGAAGTGGGCGATGCGATTATCGGCCTTCAGTCTTCCGGTATCCACTCCAACGGTTTTTCATTGGTGCGTAAAATTTTTAATATCAGCGAAAAAAACATTAATATGCAGATTAATGAATTTGGCCACACCCTCGGAGAAGAACTTCTCACACCGACGAAGATCTATGTAAAGCCGGTACTGTCATTAATGGAAAAAGTCAGCATTAAAGCAATTTCCCATATCACCGGCGGCGGCTTTTTTGAGAATATCCCGCGCATGTTAAAGCCGGATACCACTGCTCAAATTGAACTCGCTTCGCTGCCAAAACTGCCGGTGTTTTCCATGATGCAGAGACAGGGAAATATTCCTGACCGAGAAATGTATAACACATTTAATATGGGCATCGGTATGTGCATGATTGTTCCAAAGGAACAGGCCAATACTGCGGTTGCCGGACTGAACACTATGGGCGAACACGCCGGTGTGATCGGAAGCGTGATCGGCGGTGGGGAAGGTGTTTCCCTATGCTGA
- the purE gene encoding 5-(carboxyamino)imidazole ribonucleotide mutase yields MMADKKVAIIMGSDSDFPVVSGAVKRLKSFNIPMEVHVMSAHRTPQAAAEFSGSAIENGFGVIIAAAGKAAHLAGVLAANTTLPVIGIPVKSSTLDGLDALLATVQMPSGIPVATVAIDGADNAAILAAQILALSDTALAAKLLEMKRTMAEGVAQKDAAIQAKVREL; encoded by the coding sequence ATGATGGCAGATAAAAAAGTAGCGATCATCATGGGGAGCGACAGTGACTTCCCGGTTGTGTCAGGCGCTGTAAAGCGATTGAAATCATTTAATATTCCAATGGAGGTACATGTGATGTCTGCGCACAGAACGCCGCAGGCGGCAGCCGAATTTTCCGGTTCAGCAATTGAAAACGGATTCGGCGTGATTATTGCGGCGGCGGGCAAGGCGGCGCATTTAGCGGGCGTACTTGCAGCGAACACAACATTGCCGGTCATTGGGATTCCGGTAAAATCATCTACTCTCGACGGGCTTGATGCGCTGCTGGCAACGGTACAGATGCCAAGCGGAATTCCGGTTGCCACTGTGGCCATTGACGGCGCGGACAACGCTGCAATCCTTGCGGCACAGATCCTTGCGCTTTCGGATACGGCGCTGGCTGCAAAGTTACTGGAGATGAAGAGGACAATGGCGGAGGGCGTCGCACAAAAAGATGCGGCAATTCAGGCAAAGGTTCGGGAACTGTAA